CAATAATAAAAGACGCATTGATGGCTTTTGGTAATTCGCTTACCAGATTGATTAATGCTTCTATTCCGCCCGCTGAAGAGCCTACGCCAACAATAAAAGGAGCTATCTCAGGTTTAGTCGCCCGCGATGACGGTAAAGATTCCATACTACATTTAGCTCCGTTTGAGTTAACTGAATGCTAATGCGAACATTCAGTATTTGCGGCATCTTCACCGCATCTAATACGCTTACTATACCAGTAACTAGCACTCCAGAAATATACCAAAGTCTAATATTATTACGTTAAATAAAACGTGTTATGCGCCTAAAAGGTTCAAACACCTCAAAGTTTATGTTGAAAACTAACGAAAATATCAGGGTAACTCGCTAGTATTAGTTAAATAATTTCTCGGTATTATTTGGTAACTATTTCATCACCCTAAATATAGTTTCGATATCGAGGCGCTAAACAGGAAGATATTAGTGAAGTGGAGCAGCAAAGAAGCTTGAAAGTAATGGGTAAATGCATATCTATTGATAGGCGAATTGCTTGAGGAATTAATACGTGAACGACGAAAGGGATTGGACAGAGTGAAGCCATATCGATACCGATATGGCTAACAGGCAAGCAAAGGTTAAACGCCGACTTCCGCCATATTTCCTTTGCTTTCAAGCCAGATTTTTCTGTCGCCAGAACGTTTTTTGGCTAACAGCATGTCCATCAACTCTAGCATTTCTGCCGAGTCTTCTATCGTGAGTTGAACTAACCTACGGGTATTGGGATCCATAGTAGTTTCACGAAGCTGTAACGGGTTCATTTCACCTAGCCCTTTAAAGCGCTGAACGTTTACTTTACCGCGTTTTTTCTCTGCTTCTATACGATCCAATATGCCTTTTTTCTCGCCTTCATCCAGCGCATAGAAAACTTCTTTGCCCACATCGATACGAAATAAAGGTGGCATGGCCACATAAACATGGCCTTGGTCGACTAGCGTTCTAAAGTGCTTCACAAACAATGCACACAGCAAGGTAGCAATATGCAGTCCGTCGGAGTCGGCATCCGCTAATATACAAATTTTACCGTACCGTAAACCTGATAAATCGGTAGAATCTGGGTCGATACCTAACGCTACTGATATATCGTGAATTTCTTGTGATGCTAATACCTGTGAAGAGTCTACTTCCCAGCTATTAAGGATTTTACCGCGAAGGGGCATGATAGCTTGGAATTCTCGGTCTCTAGCTTGTTTGGCAGAACCACCTGCTGAATCACCTTCCACTAGAAAAAGCTCAGAGTAGGAAATGTCTTGAGACGAACAATCGGTTAATTTACCTGGCAGTGCTGGCCCTTGGGTGACCTTTTTACGCGCCACTTTTTTGTTTTGACGTAATCGGCGCTGTGCATTGTTGATACACATATCTGCCAAGGCTTCGGCCACTTCGGTATGTTGGTTTAACCACAAGCTAAACGCGTCTTTTACCACGCCAGAGACAAAAGCAGATGCTTGGCGTGACGACAAGCGCTCTTTGGTTTGCCCTGCAAATTGTGGGTCTTGCATTTTGGTAGACAAAATATAAGCACATCGGTCCCAGATATCATCCGGTGACAGCTTCACCCCACGAGGCATTAAGTTTCTAAATTCACAAAACTCGCGCATAGACTCTAACAAGCCTTGGCGCATACCATTTACATGGGTACCGCCTTGGGCAGTAGGGATAAGGTTAACGTAACTTTCGGTGGTTAACTCACCGCCTTCAGGCAGCCACATTACCGCCCAATCAGCGCCTTCGGTGTTACCTTTAAAGCTACCTACAAAAGGGACATCAGTAGGAAGTGTTTCGTATTCTTGTACCGCTTGATACAAGTAATCTTGCAAACCATCTTCGTAGTACCATTCTTGTGAATCTTTGGCGATTTTATTGTCAAAACGAATACGTAAACCTGGGCTTAGTACGGCCTTTGCACGAAGATTATGAATAAGACGGCTGGCTGAGAATTTTGCTGAATCGAAGTATTGCGGATCGGGCCAAAAATGTACCCGGGTACCAGTGTTACGTTTGCCGCACGTATCTATTACCGCAAGTTCTTCAATTTTATCGCCATTGGCAAAGGCAATTTGATACACGTTACTGTCACGACGAATAGTGACTTCTACCCGTGTGGAGAGGGCGTTCACCACTGAAATGCCCACACCGTGTAACCCCCCAGAAAACGCATAGTTTTTGTTGGAGAATTTTCCCCCAGCATGTAGCTTACTTAAAATAAGTTCTACACCAGAGATTTTCTCTTCCGGGTGGATATCCACCGGCATACCACGGCCATCATCAATGACTTCAAGAGATTGGTCTTCATGCAAGATAACTTTAATGTTGGATGCATGACCTGCTAAGGCTTCATCCACACTGTTATCGATAACCTCTTGGCCCAAATGGTTGGGACGAGTGGTATCGGTATACATGCCTGGGCGGCGCTTAACCGGGTCGAGACCGTTTAAGACTTCAATTGCATCAGAGTTATATTGATTTGACATAGTTATGGTTATTATTTAAGCCAGCAACAAGGGTTAACGTACGCAGAAGACAACTGCAACGCAAGATAAATTGATGTTACCAAGGCTTGCCTACCCTCGCAATGAAAAGGCGAAAGTCAGCAAGCTTGGTGGGTACGATATGAAGCTAATACTGCTAAAATAAATACTGCTAATAGCAACACAACAATGAGAAGCACGACGTCGTTAACGGCTTCTAATCGTTAAGTAGAAAGTCTGTAATAGCGGGTAGGTGATTTTCAAAGCCAATAAAGCTGTGATCGCCGCCTTCTTCAACGACTAGCGTGCTCGAAGCGTACTTGGTTTCTGCTAAACGATAATCTAAGGTTTCGTCCTCAGTTTGCAATAACACTTTATACGCAGGTGCATGCCGTAATTCTTTAGCGTCTAACTTTTCTATTACATTAATATCGCTTTCAACGATGTGGAACACTTCACCCGTGTAAGGGTTGGTATGTTCACCAATAAAACCTTGCAGTAATTCATAAGGTTTTACCGCAGGGTTTATCAATACGGCTTTGCCCGAGAATTTTTCAATTAAAAACGTAGATAAATAACCGCCCATAGAACTGCCAATAACACGCAGCCCATCTTTAATTAACGCGGGGGTACTCTCTATCAATGCCAACAACTGACTTTCTACTTGGCTCGGGTAATTCGAAAGCGCGGGAATATGCAAGGTTACATCGGGATGATGCTGCTCGAAATACGCTTTGGTGGCCTGCGCTTTTACAGACTTTGGTGAGCTTAAAAAGCCATGAAGATATAACACGTGTTTCATATTATTTTTATTCTCTTTATATCGCTGGTTAACGTTCCATCGTCGTGTAACCTAATGAGTTGATAACCGGGCTGTTCGTTGCTTAACGCAAATTCAGATGCCATTTCCCACTGCCAACAGCTCGCAGGGCAGCCCATCACTGGTACAGGATTATCTGTACCTAACGTGTAACGAAGGGGGGAGTGAACATGGCCATGAATGATCGCCGCTAATGCAATGCCCTCTTCTACCCAGTGTAAAAACGCATCGGCGTTAGACAAGTCGTGTTTATCCATCCAACTTTCTGATGGCGAGGCATGGTGATGCATAGCCAGTAAATGATGGCGATGAGAATTTTCAGTTACCTGTTTGCCTATAGCCTTGAGCTCTTGAGTATCTACCTGACCTCTCGCCCCTTCGAAACGGGTGTCTAGGCCGTGAATTTGCCAATCGCCTAATTCAACAGGCGTACCAGCAACAAGATGGTAAGCAGATAACGTATCAAAGTGAGGGTTATTATCATGATTGCCCGCAATCACATATACTGGTGTATTCGCGTAGTTTTCCATCAAAGCAATAAAATGCTGATAGCTTGCTAATGAATCATCGCCGCTAATATCACCGGTAACAATAACCGCGCTGATATTTTCGCCGTGCTTGAAAGCATCAATCAAAATTTGTTTTAAGCTGAGGTGAGGGTTAATTGCGCCGTAGCCTTGGCGAGTGGTATCACCAAATAAATGGCAATCACTAATATGCAGCAGGGTACTCACGCTAGCGAAGTTACCTTAGGACGCAATTTGCGGCAAAAATCTAACCACTCAGCAAGAAAGATATTCACCATTTGCTTTTCATTGCGTTGGCGCATTTTTAAATTAGGATATTCGTACGAGGGTTGTAGCGCGCCC
The nucleotide sequence above comes from Alteromonas naphthalenivorans. Encoded proteins:
- the parE gene encoding DNA topoisomerase IV subunit B; protein product: MSNQYNSDAIEVLNGLDPVKRRPGMYTDTTRPNHLGQEVIDNSVDEALAGHASNIKVILHEDQSLEVIDDGRGMPVDIHPEEKISGVELILSKLHAGGKFSNKNYAFSGGLHGVGISVVNALSTRVEVTIRRDSNVYQIAFANGDKIEELAVIDTCGKRNTGTRVHFWPDPQYFDSAKFSASRLIHNLRAKAVLSPGLRIRFDNKIAKDSQEWYYEDGLQDYLYQAVQEYETLPTDVPFVGSFKGNTEGADWAVMWLPEGGELTTESYVNLIPTAQGGTHVNGMRQGLLESMREFCEFRNLMPRGVKLSPDDIWDRCAYILSTKMQDPQFAGQTKERLSSRQASAFVSGVVKDAFSLWLNQHTEVAEALADMCINNAQRRLRQNKKVARKKVTQGPALPGKLTDCSSQDISYSELFLVEGDSAGGSAKQARDREFQAIMPLRGKILNSWEVDSSQVLASQEIHDISVALGIDPDSTDLSGLRYGKICILADADSDGLHIATLLCALFVKHFRTLVDQGHVYVAMPPLFRIDVGKEVFYALDEGEKKGILDRIEAEKKRGKVNVQRFKGLGEMNPLQLRETTMDPNTRRLVQLTIEDSAEMLELMDMLLAKKRSGDRKIWLESKGNMAEVGV
- a CDS encoding YqiA/YcfP family alpha/beta fold hydrolase; the encoded protein is MKHVLYLHGFLSSPKSVKAQATKAYFEQHHPDVTLHIPALSNYPSQVESQLLALIESTPALIKDGLRVIGSSMGGYLSTFLIEKFSGKAVLINPAVKPYELLQGFIGEHTNPYTGEVFHIVESDINVIEKLDAKELRHAPAYKVLLQTEDETLDYRLAETKYASSTLVVEEGGDHSFIGFENHLPAITDFLLND
- a CDS encoding metallophosphoesterase, with the translated sequence MSTLLHISDCHLFGDTTRQGYGAINPHLSLKQILIDAFKHGENISAVIVTGDISGDDSLASYQHFIALMENYANTPVYVIAGNHDNNPHFDTLSAYHLVAGTPVELGDWQIHGLDTRFEGARGQVDTQELKAIGKQVTENSHRHHLLAMHHHASPSESWMDKHDLSNADAFLHWVEEGIALAAIIHGHVHSPLRYTLGTDNPVPVMGCPASCWQWEMASEFALSNEQPGYQLIRLHDDGTLTSDIKRIKII